A stretch of the Acyrthosiphon pisum isolate AL4f chromosome A2, pea_aphid_22Mar2018_4r6ur, whole genome shotgun sequence genome encodes the following:
- the LOC100164581 gene encoding single-strand selective monofunctional uracil DNA glycosylase isoform X2, whose translation MSVSKYFSQRNKPETDDLADCFINLENDLVSQLNNLNYGPNIVYIYSPLEYAFNLHKIFLKKFLNANKKVLFLGMNPGPWGMCQTGIPFGEVNIVRSYLRVVGEVLTPTNYHPQRPVTGLDCHRSEVSGKRLWDLFIELSDGDPYRFFKDCFIHNYFPLALMNENAKNITPSDLKSEYQKKLQEICDKSLSDVVTLLHIDTIVAIGKYTEKRLYEFLIPVPAVLAQQKNGKMRH comes from the exons ATGTCTGTATCAAAATACTTTAGTCAACGAAACAAACCTGAAACTGATGATTTAGCcgattgttttataaatttagaaaatgaTCTTGTATCTCAGTTAAACAATCTGAATTATGGGCCaaacattgtttatatttatagtccATTAGAATATGCATTCAATTTAcacaagatatttttaaaaaagtttttaaatgcaaacaaaaaagtattattcttaGGCATGAACCCAGGACCCTGGGGAATGTGTCAAACCGGT ATACCATTTGGTGAAGTTAATATTGTGAGAAGTTATTTAAGAGTAGTTGGAGAGGTTTTAACACCCACAAATTATCATCCTCAAAGACCAGTTACTGGTCTTGACTGTCATAGAAGTGAAGTCAGTGGTAAAAGATTATGGGATCTTTTTATTGAACTCAGTGACGGCGATCCATATAGGTTTTTCAAAGATTgctttattcataattatttccCTTTGGCATTAATGAATGAAAATGCTAAAAATATCACACCAAGCGatttaaag AGTGAATACCAAAAAAAGTTACAAGAAATCTGTGACAAATCGTTGAGTGATGTAGTTACTTTACTTCATATTGACACCATTGTTGCGATTGGAAAATATACTGAAAAAAG gttgTACGAATTCCTCATCCCAGTCCCCGCAGTGTTGGCACAgcagaaaaatggaaaaatgagACATTAG
- the LOC100160465 gene encoding beta-mannosidase, protein MRVVEEMIAALFLLCSSATSSTVFELSLDSSHWRFANRNTSVFGTGRVPGGVFADLRSNGVLNEDPLRRYNDVAYRWVSEDDWIYSATFKVNSSSEAFKKKFIIFDGIDTFGKIYLNKKLIGSTNNMFVRYTFSVEDFLKEGENVLEVIIKSPIRMANHFFNDYSNKIPPFCVPKEYNGECHVNYLRKMQSSFGWDWGPAFPSVGIWKSVKIIMFQENLLEDVKTETIVANASHWLLKTDIYVKCFESISNAKLKLALNTEKSILSIEQDCCNDICVENEIHSVIELYVPTTDVSTWWPSGYGKQPLYNLSIEFKTKNDDVQSRTISIGFRTAELIQKQIDKNDPSLGLSFYFKINGVAIFAKGTNYVPANVFPEKMNDENVISNLLIAAKQVHMNTIRVWGGGVYESDVFYKLCDKLGIMVWQDMMFACNMYPANHQFLETVEVEIKQQIRRLQHHPSIILWAGNNENEAALRGNWYGTRNNYSMFASDYIALYVNTIRKIVMKEDRTRNFVVSSPTNGLKSEEENYIAENPYSALYGDVHYYNYEVNSWSSIFFPWTRFASEYGLQSLPAYQTLQKAFDVNDLINFPSPALIHRQHLPLGYGFMLYQIEINLPVPPKPTVSDYVYLSQIVQARAMRIQTEWYRKHRNTLLKDGRGLTMGALYWQLNDVWQAPTWSSIDYDQRWKMLHYSALDFFSPIIIVPELEISNNLTMYVVSDSLVDLEVIFNVEVYSWKSNTPLSTYISDTILLKNNSAQLILNENYFNWLKAITQKCGQSKDQQIRSCFLHTKLYYNNINMTEASPSNYLFPTTFNKIIGYETPNISVSRVWQETKNQIHVTLESTGIGLFVWLNVTQIDGNFNENGFVMLNKTKTVKYTSNKDISLKQFNLEIEYLRTKFI, encoded by the exons tgaactcGAGTTCAGAAGCattcaaaaaaaagtttattatttttgatggaATAGATAcatttggtaaaatatatttgaataaaaaactaatcgGCTCAACGAATAATATGTTTGTGAGGTACACTTTTTCGGTTGAAGATTTTCTTAAA GAAGGGGAAAATGTTCTAGAAGTCATCATTAAGTCACCTATACGCAtggcaaatcatttttttaatgattattctaataaaatccCACCATTTTGTGTTCCCAAAGAATACAATGGGGAATGTCATGTAaactatttaagaaaaatgcaAAGTTCATTTGGATGGGATTGGGGTCCTGCATTCCCATCTGTTGGAATATg GAAaagcgtaaaaataataatgtttcaagAAAATTTGTTAGAAGATGTTAAAACTGAAACAATTGTGGCTAATGCTTCACATTGGTTATTAAAAACTGATATTTATGTCAAATGTTTTGAAAGTATTTCTAatgctaaattaaaattagcttTGAATactgaaaaaagtattttaagcaTAGAACAGGATTGTTGTAACGATATATGCGTTGAAAACGAAATTCACAGTGTAATTGAATTATATGTGCCCACG ACTGATGTAAGCACTTGGTGGCCCAGTGGATATGGTAAACAACCACTGTACAATTTAAGCAtagaatttaaaactaaaaatgatgACGTTCAATCAAGAACAATTTCAATAGGGTTCAGAACAGCCGAACTTATCCAGaaacaaattgataaaaatgatcCAAGCTTGG gattatctttttattttaaaataaatggtgtGGCAATATTTGCTAAAGGCACTAATTACGTTCCGGCCAATGTATTTCCAGAGAAAATGAACgatgaaaatgttataagtaatttattaattgcagCAAAACAAGTTCATATGAATACTATTCGTGTATGGGGTGGTGGAGTATACGAGAGCGATGTATTTtacaaa TTATGTGATAAGTTAGGTATAATGGTATGGCAAGATATGATGTTTGCTTGTAATATGTATCCAGCAAATCATCAGTTTTTAGAAACAGTAGAGGTAGAAATAAAACAGCAAATTAGAAGATTACAGCATCATCCAAGCATAATATTGTGGGCAGGTAATAATGAAAACGAAGCTGCATTAAGAGGCAATTGGTATGGAACGAGAAACAATTATTCCATGTTTGCATCGGACTATATCGCACTATATGTCAACACAATAAGAAAAATAGTAATGAAGGAGGATAGAACAAGAAATTTTGTAGTGTCAAGTCCCACCAATGGCTTAAAATCTGAAGAAGAAAATTATATAGCAGAAAATCCATATAGTGCACTATACGGAGAtg tgcATTACTATAACTATGAGGTTAATAGCTggagttcaattttttttccatggaCTAGATTTGCTTCAGAATATGGGTTACAGTCTCTCCCTGCATATCAGACCCTGCAAAAAGCGTTTGatgtaaatgatttaattaattttccctCACCAGCACTAATTCACAGACAACATCTACCTTTAGGATATGGTTTCATGTTGTATCAAATAGAAATCAATTTACCAGTACCACCAAAGCCTACTGTTAGTGATTATGTGTATTTGAGTCAA ATTGTTCAAGCTAGGGCTATGAGAATACAAACAGAATGGTATCGAAAACAtagaaatacattattaaaagatGGTAGAGGCTTAACAATGGGTGCATTATATTGGCAGTTAAATGATGTATGGCAAGCACCAACTTGGTCatcaatag aTTACGACCAACGATGGAAAATGTTACACTATAGTGCATTAGATTTTTTCTCGCCTATTATCATAGTTCCAGAAttagaaatttcaaataatttaacaatgtaTGTTGTTTCCGATAGTCTAGTGGATTTGGAAGTCATTTTTAATGTGGAGGTATATAGCTGGAAAAGTAATACACCACTCTCTACATATATAtcagatactatattattg aaaaataatagtgcgcagttaattttaaacgaaaactattttaattggtTAAAAGCAATAACACAAAAATGTGGTCAAAGCAAAGACCAACAGATTCGATCTTGTTTTTTGCATacaaagctatattataataatataaatatgacagAGGCATCTCCATCAAATTACCTGTTCCCCACCacattcaacaaaattattggTTATGAGACCCCTAATATATCG GTGTCCAGAGTTTGGCAAGAAACTAAAAACCAAATACATGTTACATTGGAATCAACAGGAATAGGCTTGTTTGTTTGGCTAAATGTTACTCAAATAGATGGTAACTTCAATGAAAATGGATTTGTtatgttaaacaaaacaaaaactgtGAAATATACATCAAACAAAgatatttcattaaaacaatttaatttagaaattgaataccttagaacaaaatttatatag
- the LOC100161815 gene encoding LysM and putative peptidoglycan-binding domain-containing protein-like — MDERVSIRDNTKPLRKYGSISNNTYFVRNEHFIKHVVTETDTLQGLALKYGVTTEQIRNANRLFTNDSLFLREHLNIPTCDINATGTSNFQNDKRSKLPNISPIEEHNIDDCNNFLNKIDNKIASARAQVIDSQDRSVYCPEEQVLFTRQRLTSRRIQGPSISTDEIPLIVTQNLKLMSSRQRLEQEEEEMFTL, encoded by the exons ATGGACGAAAGGGTAAGCATCCGTGATAATACAAAACCTCTAAGGAAATATGGCAGTATAAGTAACAACACCTACTTTGTCCGCAATGAGCACTTCATCAAACATGTTGTCACGGAGACGGACACATTGCAGGGGCTTGCACTTAAGTACGGCGTGAcg ACTGAGCAAATACGAAATGCCAATCGACTGTTTACGAACGACAGTTTGTTCTTGAGGGAACATCTGAACATACCTACTTGCGATATCAATGCCACTGGCACAAGCAACTTCCAAAATGACAAAAGGTCAAAACTACCCAATATATCACCAATTGAAGAGCACAACATtgatgactgtaataatttcttaaataaaatagataacaaaATTGCTAGTGCAAGAGCTCAAGTTATAGATAGTCAAGACAGAAGTGT gtactgtccAGAAGAACAAGTATTATTTACACGCCAACGATTAACAAGTCGTAGAATACAGGGTCCTTCAATAAGTACAGATGAAATACCATTAATAGTGACCCAGAATCTAAAGTTAATGAGTTCACGGCAGCGGCTGGaacaagaagaagaagaaatgtTTACTCTgtga
- the LOC100164581 gene encoding single-strand selective monofunctional uracil DNA glycosylase isoform X1, producing the protein MSVSKYFSQRNKPETDDLADCFINLENDLVSQLNNLNYGPNIVYIYSPLEYAFNLHKIFLKKFLNANKKVLFLGMNPGPWGMCQTGIPFGEVNIVRSYLRVVGEVLTPTNYHPQRPVTGLDCHRSEVSGKRLWDLFIELSDGDPYRFFKDCFIHNYFPLALMNENAKNITPSDLKSEYQKKLQEICDKSLSDVVTLLHIDTIVAIGKYTEKRSNEVVKNFKLNNIKVVRIPHPSPRSVGTAEKWKNETLVLLKSNNILQLFK; encoded by the exons ATGTCTGTATCAAAATACTTTAGTCAACGAAACAAACCTGAAACTGATGATTTAGCcgattgttttataaatttagaaaatgaTCTTGTATCTCAGTTAAACAATCTGAATTATGGGCCaaacattgtttatatttatagtccATTAGAATATGCATTCAATTTAcacaagatatttttaaaaaagtttttaaatgcaaacaaaaaagtattattcttaGGCATGAACCCAGGACCCTGGGGAATGTGTCAAACCGGT ATACCATTTGGTGAAGTTAATATTGTGAGAAGTTATTTAAGAGTAGTTGGAGAGGTTTTAACACCCACAAATTATCATCCTCAAAGACCAGTTACTGGTCTTGACTGTCATAGAAGTGAAGTCAGTGGTAAAAGATTATGGGATCTTTTTATTGAACTCAGTGACGGCGATCCATATAGGTTTTTCAAAGATTgctttattcataattatttccCTTTGGCATTAATGAATGAAAATGCTAAAAATATCACACCAAGCGatttaaag AGTGAATACCAAAAAAAGTTACAAGAAATCTGTGACAAATCGTTGAGTGATGTAGTTACTTTACTTCATATTGACACCATTGTTGCGATTGGAAAATATACTGAAAAAAGGTCTAATGAAGTAGTCAAGaattttaaactaaacaatATTAAG gttgTACGAATTCCTCATCCCAGTCCCCGCAGTGTTGGCACAgcagaaaaatggaaaaatgagACATTAGTTCTACTCAAATCGAATAATATTCTCcagttattcaaataa
- the LOC103309847 gene encoding tRNA-specific adenosine deaminase TAD2, whose product MDWSDHMKISLCLAKEALEVGEVPVGCIFVDNDGNILASGRNTVNETKNATRHAEINCVDTIVKASFLEKLSNITVIVTVEPCIMCAALLISIGCTNIVYGCANDRFGGCGTVLAVPGLENFL is encoded by the exons atggatTGGAGTGATCATATGAAGATATCATTATGTTTAGCTAAAGAAGCATTAGAAGTAGGGGAAGTTCCTGTTGGCtgtatttttgttgataatgaCGGTAATATTTTAGCTTCTGGTCGTAACACagtaaatgaaacaaaaaatgcAACTAGGCATGCTGAAATAAATTGTGTCGATACAATTGTTAAGGCTAGCTTtttagaaaaactatctaacatAACTGTTATTGTTACTGTGGAACCTTGCATAATGTGTGCTGCATTGTTGATAAGTATTGGTTGTACTAACATTGTTTATGGTTGTGCTAATGACCGTTTCGGAGGCTGTGGTACTGTACTTGCTGTTCCTGGTTTAGAAAATT TTTTATAA